The Austwickia sp. genome includes a region encoding these proteins:
- a CDS encoding L,D-transpeptidase family protein — MSTLVLTLVLSACSDANGTPGGAGGSTTATATPARIEISMPDGSKDVSPASVVSVKAIDGQLGAVTITSSDGKRTVAGKTGGDNVWTSTARLVPRTTYKITAAATNGAGATTAASSTFTTLTPATTVDYTVTPDGWTVGAGMPIQVNFDEPIPKESRQTIESQLTITTVPAQPGGWGWTSDKTLMYRPQSYWAAGTTIDVKAPLAGTQVGPGAYLMEDNGAKLTIGTQRILRVDLAKHTMTNTENGQLVRTFVISGGRPGERFETRGGTKVVMDKFEKIIMDSSTFGIGKMDPEYYRTPVDYAMRVTDSGEFLHSAPWSVGQQGYANVSHGCINMAPGDAVWLFNRIQFGDPVENTGSSFPLQPAEAGIPVWLYTWPQWQALSALAAKPTAGATSPAATGAPASTPAAGQPS, encoded by the coding sequence ATGAGCACGCTGGTGCTCACCTTGGTCTTGTCCGCCTGTTCGGATGCGAACGGTACGCCGGGTGGTGCCGGCGGTTCGACGACGGCGACGGCCACCCCCGCTCGGATCGAGATCTCCATGCCGGACGGCTCGAAGGACGTCTCGCCGGCCAGCGTCGTCAGCGTGAAGGCGATCGACGGACAGCTTGGCGCGGTGACGATCACCAGCTCGGACGGCAAGCGAACCGTGGCGGGCAAGACCGGCGGCGACAACGTCTGGACCTCGACGGCGCGTCTCGTGCCGCGCACGACGTACAAGATCACGGCGGCCGCGACGAACGGGGCCGGCGCGACGACGGCCGCCAGCTCGACGTTCACGACGTTGACGCCGGCGACGACGGTCGACTACACCGTGACCCCCGACGGCTGGACCGTCGGCGCCGGAATGCCGATCCAGGTCAACTTCGACGAGCCGATCCCCAAGGAGTCGCGGCAGACCATCGAGTCGCAGCTGACCATCACCACCGTCCCCGCCCAGCCCGGGGGATGGGGGTGGACGAGCGACAAGACGCTGATGTATCGCCCGCAGAGCTACTGGGCCGCCGGCACCACGATCGACGTCAAGGCCCCACTCGCCGGGACGCAGGTCGGCCCCGGCGCCTACCTCATGGAGGACAACGGGGCGAAGCTGACCATCGGCACGCAGCGGATCCTGCGGGTGGACCTGGCCAAGCACACCATGACGAACACCGAGAACGGACAACTCGTCCGCACGTTCGTCATCAGCGGCGGCCGGCCCGGGGAGAGGTTCGAGACGCGGGGCGGCACCAAGGTCGTCATGGACAAGTTCGAGAAGATCATCATGGACTCCTCGACCTTCGGGATCGGCAAGATGGATCCGGAGTATTACCGCACGCCGGTCGACTACGCCATGCGAGTGACGGACAGCGGCGAGTTCCTGCATTCGGCACCCTGGTCGGTGGGCCAGCAGGGGTACGCCAACGTCTCCCATGGCTGCATCAACATGGCCCCCGGCGACGCCGTCTGGCTGTTCAACCGCATCCAGTTCGGGGACCCGGTCGAGAACACCGGCTCCAGCTTCCCCCTGCAGCCCGCCGAGGCCGGCATCCCCGTCTGGCTGTACACCTGGCCGCAATGGCAGGCGCTCTCCGCGTTGGCGGCCAAACCCACCGCGGGAGCGACCTCACCTGCGGCGACCGGCGCGCCGGCGTCGACTCCGGCGGCCGGTCAGCCCTCCTAG
- a CDS encoding GNAT family N-acetyltransferase, protein MGLTDTNQASTAAGEPRRLSLRDGSMVWMRPLRRQDREPISTWYDTLSPDTKRHRFLAEEEHLSPRMLDYLVDGVDGADHVAMVILSGPATDASPTETRTATPARTDAATATGRDADGEIDDGTRLVGVARLVRLESDPTAADIAVTIDDAWHGRGLATAILPVLLADRPAGVTHLRTSVARDNPASMAMLRRVGKLRAVGVERGVVEVEIDLGTP, encoded by the coding sequence GTGGGACTGACCGACACGAATCAGGCGTCGACCGCGGCCGGGGAGCCGCGCCGGTTGTCCCTGCGGGACGGTTCCATGGTGTGGATGCGACCCCTGCGACGACAGGACCGAGAGCCGATCTCGACCTGGTACGACACGCTGTCGCCGGACACCAAGCGACACCGCTTCCTCGCCGAGGAGGAGCACCTGTCCCCCCGGATGTTGGACTACCTGGTCGACGGCGTGGATGGCGCGGACCATGTCGCGATGGTCATCCTCAGCGGGCCGGCGACCGACGCCAGCCCCACCGAAACCCGGACAGCTACCCCCGCGCGCACCGACGCCGCGACTGCCACCGGACGAGACGCCGACGGCGAGATCGACGACGGCACTCGGCTCGTGGGCGTGGCCCGGCTGGTGCGGCTTGAGTCCGACCCGACCGCCGCCGACATCGCCGTCACGATCGATGACGCCTGGCACGGACGGGGCCTGGCCACGGCGATCCTCCCGGTGCTCCTGGCCGATCGCCCGGCCGGGGTCACGCACCTACGCACGTCGGTGGCCCGGGACAACCCGGCGTCGATGGCCATGCTGCGGCGGGTCGGGAAGCTGCGTGCCGTCGGCGTCGAGCGAGGCGTCGTCGAGGTGGAGATCGACCTCGGCACGCCGTGA
- a CDS encoding iron-sulfur cluster assembly accessory protein — MTIQNETTSHGVLLTDVAATKVKSLLEQEGRDDLRLRIGVQPGGCSGLIYQLYFDERSLDGDLVRDFDGVAVVVDRMSAPYLDGATIDFADTIEKQGFTIDNPNAQGSCACGDSFS, encoded by the coding sequence ATGACCATTCAGAACGAGACCACCTCGCACGGTGTGCTGCTCACGGATGTGGCGGCGACCAAGGTCAAGAGCCTGCTGGAGCAGGAGGGCCGCGACGACCTGCGGCTGCGCATCGGCGTGCAGCCGGGCGGCTGCTCCGGCCTGATCTACCAGCTCTACTTCGACGAGCGCAGCCTCGACGGCGACCTCGTCCGCGACTTCGACGGTGTCGCGGTGGTTGTCGACCGGATGAGCGCCCCCTACCTCGACGGCGCCACCATCGACTTCGCCGACACGATCGAGAAGCAGGGCTTCACGATCGACAACCCCAACGCGCAGGGCTCCTGCGCCTGCGGCGACAGCTTCAGCTGA
- a CDS encoding helix-turn-helix transcriptional regulator, whose protein sequence is MARHDPQMLKGVLSLLLLRVLAGADGYGYSIVTLLNAAGFPDLVEGSVYPALTRLETAGHLESYLRRSDSGPARKYYRLTAAGHAELVRSEAAWAQFVTAVSAVHPEPGHPDPQEA, encoded by the coding sequence ATGGCACGCCACGATCCCCAGATGCTCAAGGGCGTCCTGTCGTTGTTGTTGTTGCGCGTGCTCGCCGGTGCCGACGGCTACGGCTACTCGATCGTCACCCTGCTCAACGCCGCCGGCTTCCCCGACCTGGTCGAGGGGTCGGTCTACCCCGCCCTCACCCGGCTGGAGACCGCCGGCCATTTGGAGTCCTACCTGCGGCGTTCCGACTCCGGACCGGCCCGCAAGTACTACCGCCTCACCGCCGCCGGCCACGCCGAACTCGTGCGCTCCGAGGCCGCCTGGGCGCAGTTCGTCACCGCGGTTTCCGCCGTCCACCCCGAGCCGGGGCACCCCGATCCTCAGGAGGCTTGA
- a CDS encoding DUF167 domain-containing protein — protein sequence MRIAVRVRPGASRTRVGGSYGESSAPALVVAVTARAVGGAATEAVLRAVAEAFGVRRHDVRLVSGATARSKVLEIDGDDAMLAATASRLRER from the coding sequence GTGCGAATCGCGGTGCGGGTGCGGCCAGGAGCGTCGAGGACGCGCGTCGGGGGATCGTACGGCGAGTCGTCCGCCCCGGCGCTCGTCGTCGCGGTGACGGCTCGGGCGGTGGGCGGAGCGGCCACCGAGGCGGTGCTGCGGGCGGTGGCCGAGGCGTTCGGGGTACGCCGCCACGACGTACGGCTCGTCAGCGGAGCCACGGCGCGCAGCAAGGTGTTGGAGATCGACGGCGACGACGCGATGCTTGCGGCAACTGCGTCGCGACTCCGGGAGCGCTGA
- the coxB gene encoding cytochrome c oxidase subunit II, whose translation MRRQVDTHGRRARRAAGLTATSVLASFALAGCGSEELSRGFLPKGASEGAQRVQDLWVGGWIAALIVGVLVWGLTIWCMVAYRRKKDDVGLPPQLRYNVPIELLYTVVPVMMIGVLFYFTARDEAILLDTSTKPDYQINVVGKQWSWDFNYVDADVYDSGVQGQLTGKDGVEKTLPTLYLVKGKRVEFVLTARDVIHSFWIPAFQQKLDMIPGKVNKLQIVPTETGTYQGKCAELCGQYHATMLFNVKIVEQNEYDQHMADLKAKGQTGQLDNSLSRAKLEPGQENKLQWTPAEGTK comes from the coding sequence TTGCGTCGGCAAGTTGACACCCATGGCCGCCGCGCGCGCCGGGCGGCGGGCCTCACCGCGACGTCTGTCCTCGCGTCCTTCGCGCTCGCCGGGTGCGGCAGCGAGGAGTTGTCGCGGGGCTTCCTCCCCAAGGGGGCATCGGAGGGCGCGCAGCGGGTCCAGGACCTCTGGGTCGGTGGCTGGATCGCGGCGCTGATCGTCGGCGTCCTGGTCTGGGGCCTGACGATCTGGTGCATGGTGGCCTACCGGCGCAAGAAGGACGACGTCGGGCTGCCTCCGCAGCTGCGCTACAACGTGCCCATCGAGCTGCTCTACACCGTGGTCCCCGTCATGATGATCGGGGTGCTCTTCTACTTCACCGCCCGCGACGAGGCGATCCTGCTCGACACCTCGACGAAGCCCGACTACCAGATCAACGTCGTCGGCAAGCAGTGGAGCTGGGACTTCAACTACGTCGACGCCGACGTCTACGACTCGGGCGTGCAGGGGCAGCTCACCGGCAAGGACGGTGTCGAGAAGACGCTGCCGACGCTTTACCTGGTCAAGGGCAAGCGGGTCGAGTTCGTGCTCACGGCGCGCGACGTCATCCACTCGTTCTGGATCCCCGCGTTCCAGCAGAAGCTCGACATGATCCCCGGCAAGGTCAACAAGCTCCAGATCGTGCCGACCGAGACGGGGACCTATCAGGGCAAGTGCGCCGAGCTCTGCGGGCAGTACCACGCGACGATGCTTTTCAACGTCAAGATCGTCGAGCAGAACGAATACGACCAGCACATGGCCGACCTCAAGGCCAAGGGGCAGACCGGCCAGCTGGACAACAGCCTGAGCCGTGCGAAGCTCGAGCCGGGCCAGGAGAACAAGCTGCAGTGGACGCCTGCTGAAGGGACCAAGTGA
- the ctaD gene encoding cytochrome c oxidase subunit I — translation MSTVLTPGHVAGTRAETRHSSKGQRFVSVITTTDHKVIGNLYFVTSMFFFLLAGIMALVIRAELFEPGLQVVHNLEQFNQMFTMHGSIMLLLFATPLFAGFANALLPLQIGAPDVAFPRLNMLAYWLYLFGGLMATAGFLVPGGAASFGWFAYVPLSTATFSPSLGGDLWILGFGMTGFGTIMGAVNFLTTIVCMRAPGMTMFRLPIFTWTVLVTSILVLMVFPVLTAAFMGLAGDRLFGMHIYDPQNNGPVLYQHLFWFFGHPEVYIIALPFFGIVSEIFPVFSRKPVFGYKGLIFATIAIGALSMTVWAHHMYVTGQVLLPFFGIMTMLIAVPTGVKFFNWIGTMWGGSITFETPIVWALGFLVTFLFGGLTGVVLASPALDFHLSDSYFVVAHFHYTVFGTVVFAMFAGYYFWWPKLTGRMLDERLGKIHFWMLFLGFHSTFLIQHWLGVQGMARRYGDYLVEDDFLLFNQISTFGSILLGLSFLPFFLNVWKTWKKAPIVTVDDPWGYGASLEWATSCPPPRHNFNSIPRIRSERPAFDLHHPDAEELASPAPDQRVVDQLQRRDGGNVR, via the coding sequence ATGTCGACCGTTCTCACGCCGGGGCATGTCGCCGGCACCAGAGCTGAAACGCGCCACTCCAGCAAGGGGCAGCGGTTCGTGTCGGTCATTACGACGACCGACCATAAGGTCATCGGCAACCTGTACTTCGTCACGTCGATGTTCTTCTTCCTCCTCGCCGGCATCATGGCGCTGGTCATCCGTGCGGAACTCTTCGAGCCCGGCCTGCAGGTCGTGCACAACCTCGAGCAGTTCAACCAGATGTTCACCATGCACGGCTCGATCATGCTGCTGCTCTTCGCGACGCCGCTGTTCGCGGGCTTCGCGAACGCCCTGCTGCCACTCCAGATCGGCGCCCCTGACGTCGCCTTCCCGCGGCTGAACATGCTGGCCTACTGGCTCTACCTTTTCGGTGGCCTCATGGCGACCGCGGGCTTCCTCGTGCCCGGCGGCGCGGCGTCGTTCGGTTGGTTCGCCTACGTGCCGCTGTCGACCGCGACGTTCAGCCCGAGCCTGGGTGGCGACCTGTGGATCCTCGGCTTCGGCATGACCGGCTTCGGCACGATCATGGGTGCGGTCAACTTCCTCACCACGATCGTGTGCATGCGGGCCCCGGGCATGACGATGTTCCGGCTGCCGATCTTCACCTGGACCGTGCTGGTCACCTCGATCCTCGTCCTGATGGTCTTCCCGGTCCTGACCGCGGCCTTCATGGGCCTCGCCGGCGACCGCCTCTTCGGGATGCACATCTACGACCCGCAGAACAACGGCCCGGTGCTCTATCAGCACTTGTTCTGGTTCTTCGGGCATCCAGAGGTCTACATCATCGCGTTGCCGTTCTTCGGCATCGTCAGCGAGATCTTCCCGGTCTTCTCCCGCAAGCCCGTGTTCGGTTACAAGGGCCTGATCTTCGCCACGATCGCCATCGGCGCCCTCTCGATGACCGTGTGGGCCCACCACATGTACGTCACCGGCCAGGTGCTGCTGCCCTTCTTCGGCATCATGACCATGCTCATCGCCGTGCCGACCGGCGTGAAGTTCTTCAACTGGATCGGCACGATGTGGGGCGGCTCGATCACCTTCGAGACCCCGATCGTCTGGGCCCTCGGCTTCCTCGTGACGTTCCTCTTCGGCGGCCTCACCGGCGTCGTGCTCGCGAGCCCCGCGCTCGACTTCCACCTCTCCGACAGCTACTTCGTGGTGGCGCACTTCCACTACACGGTGTTCGGCACGGTCGTCTTCGCCATGTTCGCCGGCTACTACTTCTGGTGGCCCAAGCTGACCGGCCGCATGCTCGACGAGCGGCTCGGCAAGATCCACTTCTGGATGCTGTTCCTCGGCTTCCACAGCACCTTCCTGATCCAGCACTGGCTCGGCGTGCAGGGCATGGCCCGGCGCTACGGCGACTACCTGGTCGAGGACGACTTCCTGTTGTTCAACCAGATCTCGACGTTCGGCTCGATCCTGCTGGGCCTGTCGTTCCTGCCGTTCTTCCTGAACGTCTGGAAGACCTGGAAGAAGGCGCCGATCGTGACCGTCGACGACCCGTGGGGCTACGGCGCGTCGCTGGAGTGGGCGACCTCGTGTCCTCCGCCGCGGCACAACTTCAACTCCATCCCGCGCATCCGCTCCGAGCGGCCCGCATTCGACCTGCACCACCCGGACGCGGAGGAGCTCGCGAGCCCCGCGCCCGACCAGCGGGTCGTCGACCAGCTCCAGCGTCGTGACGGAGGGAACGTGCGATGA
- a CDS encoding leucyl/phenylalanyl-tRNA--protein transferase: protein MEPVEPPPTVWDLATVRPTPGDDLVAVGADLEPGTLLAAYRSGLFPMGLGDGGEGPFGWWSPDPRGVLELADLHVSRSLRRSLASFDLTWDTAFDQVVAACADPRRRGRWITPQIRTAYRLLHDLGWAHSVEVWREDRLVGGLYGVAVGGLFAGESMFHHATDASKAALVGLVAVLADDGDPRRLIDVQWQTDHLATLGVSELPRAAYLARLTVALEVPHLRREPGPLPRGLLAQRP, encoded by the coding sequence GTGGAGCCCGTCGAGCCACCGCCGACCGTGTGGGATCTGGCGACGGTGCGGCCGACGCCGGGAGACGACCTCGTGGCGGTGGGTGCCGATCTGGAACCCGGCACGCTGCTCGCGGCGTACCGTTCCGGCCTGTTCCCGATGGGCCTCGGCGACGGCGGCGAGGGTCCGTTCGGCTGGTGGAGTCCCGACCCCCGCGGCGTCCTGGAGTTGGCGGACCTGCACGTGTCGCGGTCGCTGCGGCGGTCGTTGGCCTCGTTCGACCTGACCTGGGACACCGCCTTCGACCAGGTGGTCGCCGCGTGCGCGGACCCGCGTCGGCGCGGCCGGTGGATCACCCCCCAGATCCGCACGGCGTACCGCCTCCTCCACGACCTCGGGTGGGCGCATTCCGTCGAGGTGTGGCGGGAGGATCGGCTGGTCGGCGGGCTGTACGGCGTGGCCGTGGGCGGCCTGTTCGCGGGGGAGTCGATGTTTCACCACGCGACCGACGCCAGCAAGGCGGCCCTCGTCGGCCTGGTCGCGGTGCTCGCGGACGATGGCGACCCGCGCCGGCTGATCGACGTGCAGTGGCAGACCGACCACTTGGCGACGCTGGGCGTGAGCGAGCTGCCGCGAGCGGCCTACCTGGCCAGATTGACTGTGGCACTGGAGGTCCCACACTTACGCCGGGAGCCGGGCCCGCTGCCGCGGGGGCTGCTGGCACAGAGGCCCTGA
- a CDS encoding glycerate kinase has protein sequence MRVLICPQRFGGTLTAVQAAEAIATGWRSRSPHDDLVLAPISGGGAGFLDVLAKAVDGGITVAATVSDPLGRDVPAAVLLVAEAGVTTAYIEAAQACGLHLLAGHERNPLVTSSYGVGQLIQVARAEGATRIVVAVGEAATNDGGAGMLAALGAGPDAALAHGGAKLAALAEEDLADLGAVRERLAGIELVLATQEELPLLGLQGTSAATAGVRGARAEDAQQLEFALGRFREVADRSCPPATDLMTGLARRLDREPGAGAGGGLGYGLFLVGARRQSAAAWCFDAWDMPALLSATDLVVTGEGNLDYRTLRGGVIGEVAALAAARGLPVVALAGTVDVGRRDSMALGLSGTYAVAEHSAGVVEAMANPVGTLQSRAARVAATWSPPRPC, from the coding sequence ATGCGAGTGCTGATCTGCCCGCAACGATTCGGCGGAACCTTGACGGCGGTGCAGGCCGCCGAGGCCATCGCCACTGGATGGCGTTCCCGGTCGCCGCACGACGACCTGGTGCTCGCCCCCATCAGCGGCGGCGGTGCGGGATTCCTCGACGTGCTGGCCAAGGCCGTGGACGGTGGCATCACCGTGGCCGCGACGGTCTCCGACCCGTTGGGCCGGGACGTGCCCGCGGCCGTCCTGCTCGTCGCCGAGGCGGGGGTGACGACGGCGTACATCGAGGCCGCCCAGGCGTGCGGGCTGCACCTCTTGGCGGGCCACGAGCGCAATCCCCTGGTAACCAGCAGTTATGGCGTGGGCCAGCTGATCCAGGTAGCCCGCGCGGAGGGCGCGACCCGCATCGTGGTCGCCGTCGGGGAGGCCGCGACCAACGACGGCGGCGCGGGCATGCTGGCGGCCCTCGGCGCCGGGCCGGATGCCGCACTGGCCCACGGCGGGGCCAAGCTGGCCGCCCTGGCCGAGGAGGATCTCGCCGACCTCGGCGCGGTCCGCGAGCGATTGGCCGGCATCGAGCTGGTCCTGGCCACCCAGGAGGAGCTGCCCCTGCTCGGGCTGCAGGGCACCTCGGCGGCGACCGCGGGGGTCCGGGGGGCGCGGGCCGAGGACGCCCAGCAGTTGGAGTTCGCGTTGGGGCGCTTCCGCGAGGTCGCGGACCGCTCCTGCCCGCCGGCCACCGACCTCATGACCGGCCTCGCCCGCCGGTTGGATCGGGAACCCGGCGCCGGAGCGGGGGGCGGCCTGGGGTACGGGCTGTTCCTCGTCGGCGCCCGCCGCCAGAGCGCCGCGGCCTGGTGCTTCGACGCCTGGGACATGCCCGCGCTGCTCTCTGCGACGGATCTGGTCGTCACCGGGGAGGGCAACCTGGACTACCGCACCCTGCGGGGCGGCGTCATCGGCGAGGTCGCCGCCCTCGCGGCCGCACGGGGCCTGCCGGTCGTCGCCCTGGCGGGCACCGTCGACGTGGGGCGCCGCGATTCGATGGCGCTGGGCCTGTCGGGGACGTACGCCGTGGCCGAGCATTCCGCCGGCGTCGTCGAGGCCATGGCCAACCCCGTGGGGACGCTCCAGTCCCGGGCGGCCCGCGTGGCGGCGACGTGGTCGCCACCGCGGCCCTGCTGA
- a CDS encoding cytochrome c oxidase subunit 4 gives MKVESKLFLYGVIPFALVAAVYAFATSRSEHGIEPVGVVCLVLLAIMVGMAGSYLAITSRKLDARPEDDLDGEISDAEGDYGFFSPHSWWPLPLAGAALLVFLGLAVGWWVFLVGVVFAVIALLGWCFEYFRGDIGI, from the coding sequence ATGAAGGTCGAGTCCAAGCTCTTCCTGTACGGCGTGATCCCGTTCGCGCTCGTCGCCGCGGTGTACGCGTTCGCGACCAGCCGCTCCGAGCACGGCATCGAACCGGTCGGGGTCGTGTGCCTCGTCCTGCTGGCCATCATGGTCGGCATGGCGGGCTCGTACCTGGCCATCACCTCCCGCAAGCTCGACGCCCGCCCCGAGGACGACCTCGACGGCGAGATCTCCGACGCCGAGGGCGACTACGGCTTCTTCAGCCCGCACAGCTGGTGGCCGCTTCCGCTCGCGGGTGCCGCGCTGCTGGTCTTCCTCGGCCTCGCGGTCGGCTGGTGGGTCTTCCTCGTGGGCGTCGTCTTCGCGGTCATCGCCCTCCTCGGCTGGTGCTTCGAGTACTTCCGCGGGGACATCGGCATCTGA
- a CDS encoding cytochrome bc complex cytochrome b subunit: MTTTSSSRNERAQAAADSLRVDDRPPARDAGKTGGRIGGLANWMDERTGGAGAMRYFMNKVFPDHWSFMLGEVAMYSMVVALLTGVFLTFWFVPSAGHITYEGSYIPLRGLGMSEAYASTLDISFDVRGGLLLRQLHHWSALFFVAAVGLHACRVFFTGAFRKPREINWVIGTVLLLLACIEGFAGYSLPDDLLSGTGIRVMEGFVESSPIIGSWLSYMIFGGAFPGEMIIPRLYIAHVLLVPAIIIGLFTAHLLLVVVHKHTQFPGPGKTNNNVVGFPVMPVYAAKAGGFFFIVFGIIALISGLVAINPVWMYGPYDPSPVTADSQPDWYMGFADGALRLLPGWLEVELFGWTLSLNLALGSIILLPVVFTLMGAYPFFESWVTGDKREHHLLDRPRNAPTRTAIGMAALTMYLVMFLAAGNDLMAIKMGLSINDITRALQILFFVGPVIAFFVTKRLCLSLQRADRDKALHGRETGRIVRTPEGRFFEAHEPLSDYDRWVLVQHEAPRPLELTAGNDAMGNVDPKAAVSKNRLRMSKFFFSDRVEPVTPADLADQHHHDDTSMLAIDPADFGGVMHGGAEELPAGRSYSHEHQPHGPEHHGKHPKNG; encoded by the coding sequence ATGACCACGACATCCTCCTCCCGCAACGAGCGCGCCCAGGCGGCGGCTGATTCCCTTCGCGTCGACGACCGGCCCCCGGCCCGCGACGCGGGCAAGACCGGCGGCCGCATCGGCGGTCTGGCCAACTGGATGGACGAGCGCACCGGCGGCGCCGGGGCGATGCGCTACTTCATGAACAAGGTCTTCCCGGACCACTGGTCGTTCATGCTCGGCGAAGTCGCCATGTACTCGATGGTGGTCGCCCTCCTCACCGGGGTCTTCCTCACCTTCTGGTTCGTGCCGAGCGCCGGCCATATCACCTACGAGGGCAGCTACATCCCGCTTCGTGGGCTCGGCATGTCGGAGGCTTACGCCTCGACCCTGGACATCAGTTTCGACGTCCGCGGCGGCCTGCTGCTGCGCCAGCTGCACCACTGGTCCGCGCTGTTCTTCGTGGCGGCCGTCGGCCTGCACGCCTGCCGGGTGTTCTTCACCGGTGCGTTCCGCAAGCCCCGCGAGATCAACTGGGTCATCGGCACGGTGCTGCTGCTGCTGGCCTGCATCGAGGGCTTCGCCGGTTACTCCCTTCCCGACGACCTGCTCTCCGGCACCGGCATCCGCGTCATGGAGGGCTTCGTCGAGTCGAGCCCGATCATCGGCTCCTGGCTGTCCTACATGATCTTCGGCGGTGCGTTCCCCGGCGAGATGATCATCCCCCGGCTCTACATCGCGCACGTCCTTCTCGTGCCTGCGATCATCATCGGCCTGTTCACCGCTCACCTGCTGCTGGTGGTCGTGCACAAGCACACCCAGTTCCCTGGGCCCGGCAAGACCAACAACAACGTGGTCGGGTTCCCGGTCATGCCGGTCTACGCGGCCAAGGCCGGTGGTTTCTTCTTCATCGTGTTCGGCATCATCGCCCTGATCTCGGGGCTGGTGGCCATCAACCCGGTGTGGATGTACGGCCCCTACGATCCCTCCCCCGTCACCGCGGACAGCCAGCCGGACTGGTACATGGGCTTCGCCGACGGCGCGCTGCGGCTCCTGCCCGGCTGGCTGGAGGTCGAGCTCTTCGGCTGGACGCTGAGCCTGAACCTGGCCCTCGGCTCGATCATCCTGCTTCCCGTCGTCTTCACCCTGATGGGCGCGTACCCGTTCTTCGAGTCCTGGGTCACCGGTGACAAGCGTGAGCACCACCTGCTCGACCGCCCGCGCAACGCCCCGACCCGCACCGCCATCGGTATGGCCGCCCTGACCATGTATCTGGTGATGTTCCTCGCGGCCGGCAACGACCTCATGGCCATCAAGATGGGGTTGTCGATCAACGACATCACCCGGGCGCTGCAGATCCTCTTCTTCGTCGGACCGGTCATCGCCTTCTTCGTCACGAAGCGGCTGTGTCTGTCTCTGCAGCGGGCCGACCGCGACAAGGCGCTGCACGGTCGGGAGACCGGCCGGATCGTCCGGACCCCTGAGGGTCGCTTCTTCGAGGCTCACGAGCCGTTGTCGGACTACGACCGATGGGTCCTGGTCCAGCACGAGGCGCCGCGTCCGCTGGAGCTGACGGCCGGCAACGACGCCATGGGCAACGTCGACCCCAAGGCGGCGGTGTCGAAGAACCGGCTGCGCATGTCGAAGTTCTTCTTCTCCGACCGGGTCGAGCCCGTCACGCCGGCCGACCTGGCCGACCAGCACCACCACGACGACACGTCGATGCTGGCCATCGACCCGGCCGACTTCGGTGGCGTCATGCACGGCGGAGCCGAGGAGCTGCCCGCTGGCCGTTCCTACAGCCACGAGCACCAGCCGCACGGTCCGGAGCATCACGGCAAGCACCCCAAGAACGGCTAA
- a CDS encoding metallopeptidase family protein: MPVDMSRERFEAAVGDALDAVPAEFLDLLDNVVFLVEDEPYDDLEGDCLGLYEGVPQTERGWDVGAPVLPDRITIFRGPTLRMCASAEEVVDEVAITVVHEIAHHFGIDDERLEELGWD; this comes from the coding sequence ATGCCGGTCGACATGAGCCGAGAGCGGTTCGAGGCGGCCGTCGGCGACGCCCTCGACGCCGTGCCGGCCGAGTTCCTCGACCTCTTGGACAACGTCGTGTTCCTCGTGGAGGACGAGCCGTACGACGACCTGGAGGGCGACTGTCTCGGCCTGTACGAGGGTGTGCCCCAGACCGAGCGCGGTTGGGATGTGGGGGCGCCGGTGCTGCCCGACCGCATCACGATCTTCCGGGGCCCGACACTGCGGATGTGTGCCTCGGCGGAGGAGGTGGTGGACGAGGTGGCGATCACCGTCGTCCACGAGATCGCCCATCACTTCGGCATCGACGACGAACGGCTCGAGGAGTTGGGGTGGGACTGA